Genomic window (Alligator mississippiensis isolate rAllMis1 chromosome 7, rAllMis1, whole genome shotgun sequence):
CATTGCTAGTTGTATAAATATGGTTTGGCATCTTAAAGCACTGGAATCTTTCTGATTCCAGAATCAGTACATCATAAAGAATAATGAAGTGATTTTGAGTCAGAATAAAACTCCGCGGTCTCCATAAGCAGATGGAAAGCAGTATTTTGTCCTGTTATAATTGTTGGGCTGCTCTGTTACTGCATTGGAAAGTACTGGTAACCCTAAAGGTTTGAAAACATTCATGAAATTCATCAAATCACAAATCATAGCATTGAATCAACTTGAAAGACCTGTCATTTGAGGAGTAAGtacctttttttcctccctacaaACAGAGCTTGTTTCAGGAAAAATGCAAGTGAGTAAAATATGTCCATATGTGTTGCTACTGAAATTCACACTAGGTACTTTGAAACAATGCTGCGAACCAAGTGTAGAAAATTCATTACACTGGTTCTGCACTCTAGTCTAAAAGACGGAGATGCAACAGGACGCTTGAGTGTCCTGAACAATAGTGTCACACACAGCAgtgtccctggctgctgttccaATGCCAAGGTTAACTGAAGGGGACCAACCAACCTAtgcactcctgccctggctcctgaaGTGGTATGGCAGACATCTCTTTgaccacttctggatccacctaTGAGGACAGTGGtattttctagggctgtgcgaagcttcggtccctgactcgattcagcagagattcgacctgatttggtggccaaatctccaaatctgagtgTCTAGAATGACTGAGACCCTGAATGCTTGGACTCTGTGACCTGGTCTTCTGATCCCCATATTTTCCCAATGTGATAACCAATTAGGAAAATGAGGTATACAGCATGATTGTAACATAAACACACCCAACTTGTAGCAAATTTCTTGTAGTGGGAttcaaaaaagattaaaaatgttAAGACTGCATTATTCAATTTTAGCATCCACATCACCACCAAGAGAGAAGAATTAGGATTATTGTAACATTATCACAAGAACTTCTTTCATTCGGAATTGATTTTTCTTAACTCACATCATTATCTAACATGTAAAGCCATTCCCTTTTGCTAGCATGTAGTTATGTATCATCTAATGTCTATAATTACATATGTATGTCTAGATTAATGCTGGTTTAATAAATGTTATGTAtttaaaagaataatttaaacTATATTTCACCTAAACGgaactaaaatattttgataattaGAAACTGCTGATAAGAACtgaggcagacaaagttccttgggtgaatttgatatcttttattagaccaacccaaatggttggagaatagttattaagcaagctttcgggttcaaagacccttcgtcaggctaaggacgctgcagcagttgctcttccaggaagagcacgcagcaactgctgcagcgtccttagcctgacgaagggtctttgaacccgaaagcttgcttaataactattctccaaccatttgggttggtctaataaaagatatcaaattcacccaaggaactttgtctgcctatatccttagaccaacatggctacaacctaaacccctgataGGAAGTGAGACATTTAAGGACTTTTAATTTAAATACTGTCTGtagataaatattttcaaatcaaCACAAAACACCATTGTTCCTTAAAGATATATATTTAGTCTATACATTTTAGTCTACACTAAAATAGCAGTTTAcaggtttttgttctgttttgttcagcTTCTCTGAATAATAGAATATGGAtcagtattgaaaaaaaaaatgtgtatattcGAATAAGTTAATTAGTGTATATTAAAATGGCCAAATGCTGATATTCTAACATGTGAATACTGGTTGTGTTTTGGCACATTAAAGCACAACCTTATGCTTCTGTTGCATAAATAGCTCATCAGtgtactatatatataaaacttattTCCATTTGTAAGTGGACAAAGCAGTTCCATCTCTTTATCTATCCATCTCTCTGTCCATCTATTTACCTACCTAGCCAACTATTCAACCCAAGGCAAAGATaagaatatttaaagaaaagaaaaatgtttctttaccttACAAGGATGCAGAACAGCTTAAATCTCTGATGTGGTCCCTCCCATCATTATTCTGGAGACCAAAGTAGGGGTCTGAAATCAAACTTCTATCCTGGTGCATTTCACATACATCATTTCTCCCAGGTAAGAGACCCACATATTTTCAGAAAGATGCTGTGATTCTTCACTCATGCCTTTGTCCAGATGTATGCTAGAGACTTTATACAATGTCAATCTTTCCCTGGAATCATTATTTCTCCTGGCTTTAAGAAGGTGATAATACTCTAGACATTTCTGCTGACGGGCATGTCACATTATTACCATCCAGCCAAAGCACAGTATGATAGAAACAAGTAAACAACCTCCAAAAATAAAAGCTGCTTACAATATTAACATGGAAGgaataaaaaaaggaacaaaacctGAAAACAAACCTCTCTACACTCATTAGGACTGGCAGAAAGTCACTGATTATTAAATAATATATCCCCTCAAGAATGCAACTGAATTTCAGGCAGAATTCAACAGTTTGGCAGTGCTGAAATCTCTCTTACTGTATGAAGAAAAGAAGCCTTTCACATGAAGCAGAGAGGAAGAACTAATACTGGCAAGGACTGAATGCATTTTTACATGCAGTTATGTTTCGTATAGATAAATCTGAGACAATTTCACTGCTTTGGCAAAGAACGTCCAAAACCATCAAAGAATAGCGTTGGACATGGACAAATATACTTGTGAATCATACATTCCTGCACTAATTTGAAGTGTTGTGTAGGATACAGGCCCTTCCCAACTGATGCACTTCTTATTGTGTTAGAAGTGATGCTATTGAGGTGCTCTACAGTTAGGGCACTAGGGAGCAGATGTCCCAGTATGCTTCTAGGCCTCTTGACCATTATTTTCTAGAGGTTTCCAGGAAGAGCTGACTGGCAACATCAGAGCCTTCTGAGTATTTGACCAGGTTTTGGCTTAGTGgttctgtcgcagggcacctcagtgggGAGAAGACCCAGAAGTCTCTGAACACCCTACACctctcttccctctccacccCGATACACACAAATcaaataggaagaaaaataaagcttCTTTGGCATTGCATGGAAAATGGCATCATGAGCGCTTGCCCCACACCCCTTCTGCAAAGGGGGCTTCTCCTACTGCACCCCACCCCTTGTAGATCTGCCCCACACTCCATCATGTGCAGCAACCACCCCATCTCTCCACCCTCCTCTGCTGCAGGCATAGATAGTTCATGCCTTACTGCTGAGTGGGACTGAAGCGAGTCCAGATGCTACATCTTGGGACTTATCCTTTCAGCTCTCATGTGGGAAGCAGAAAAAGAAGATTGGCTTCTCTGAAAAACTTTTGGTGCCCCTGAGCTTTCCCAGGTCTGAGCGGGGGTGAGGGACACTGCATTTTGGGGCCGTGAGGAAATCACTCCCTGTCTACATGCCTGTTTCCCAGATCTCACATGCAGGTACTGCTGCTTGGCACCCATAATCACCCTGAACACCTACGTCCCCTCTGTCCACCCTGCTAGCTGCAGGTGAAGGGGAAGCCCACCTCCACGCTCAGGAGTCATAGCCATGGGGACCAGGGAATAGCACAGAGCAGGAAATCTCTCTGTAGCAAGAGGGACTGCAAGGTTTCCTTGGCCATGGTCTGGAGCAAGGTGGTCGTGGAGCTGGCTGGCGATGTGGAACGGAGCCTGCTGAGCAGGGTCGACTCAAGAGGCATCAAGGGGTGCAGAAAGTGTTAGGCTAAGCCTTCCCTTGTgtctgcagggaaggggaaacccCCAGTGTGAGAAACACCCCCTTTTGCACCTCTTGGGAAGAGAAATGAATTCTTGTGCGCCAAACCCCTgctgttccccacccacccacccacccacatagAGAGAGAGCACCCAGGCCAGTTTGCAGTTGCAGCTGTTTATTGCAAAAAGCAGCTGGAAGGTTTAGCTCGGTCACAGCTTTGAGGACTCatcaggatgctggaggattggcTGCAcgttcctgctgcctctggatttgggtggggaggggagatgctgTTCTGTATATTGGGCGCTAGGGGCCAGAATAGGAGAAcggctgggctgggagtgcctGTTCTGTATACTACATATGAAATAAGCAGTAGTGTGACTAAGGATGGGAGATGGATGTGGGACGTGGGACGTAACTTTGGATGTGGGAATAAAAGCGGCTGCCAAAGTTGTGCAACCATGCCATAAGTCACCGCTTCTCCACTGCGTTGTCCCTGCCCTGTGAGCCCAGCTGCTCTGTTGCATCTCTGACTGTAACTAGTGAATGAGGTGGATTTGGGGCCTCTGTGACCAAGCCTTTTGTTCCAAGCAAAAGCTGAGGGATGCAGCGGGGTCaaggcctgccccacccctagcTACTTGGGGAAGCACTCTTTGTAGCTGCCATAGTGGACAGGTGCCAGTCCAGCTCCGTGGACTTGCTCACAGGTTATGCAAATCCTCCGGGATAAGGTGGTTGTCCCGTACACACAGCCTTGCCGTGGGTCCTTTCTTATAAGTTTGCAGTCAGTGACATAGAAGCTGTCGTTGCTGTAATACCTGTTGTTGGGCTTCTTAGTCCCAGTCCGTGTGCAGACGGCTTTTACTGTTCCTAAATCTGAGTGAATGAAGGTGTTGAAGACCTTGCACTTGGGAGTGGTCATCTTCTGCTTCTTCATCCTCGTGTTGCAGTAGAGGTCATTGAGCAGCTGGTCTGGCACCTCGTCGATATGCTGCTGCTGGAACTTCTCGTATTGCGATTCCTTGCCGTCCGCGGTCGGCCAGGAAGACATCGGGGTCAGCATCAGGAACATCAGCAGCACGGCGGTGCGGGGCCCCCTGGGAGACATGGCTTCCTCAGAGCCACTCGATCCACCTGCAgttgtggaaggggcaggggacatgggtGGAGACGGTTATAAGGAGTACGGATTAACTACCCACCCGACTCTGTTATGTACCCAAACccatcacctccccccaccctgtcctccCCAACTCTCCCTCCCATCACCAATGCCCTAAAGCCCCTTTCTCTCCCAGCAGCCATTAGTGCCATACAGAGATCCTCATCACTTAGAAAAAGGACAATTGTTATTggcattgtcgcagggcacctcagtgcctgctcctagggagtagagaCTGCCAGGGAGAGCGAGAGAGCCCTGGTGAAGGCGCAGCGTGCGGTGatgagcgcaaccagtgggttgcgggcggggaacatagaccccgggttgtgtgcggggtacgtagaccccagccccagagagaggcgGCTTTGAGGCACCCTAGCGCAGGCACGacgaaccccagagagggggccatattattaggaagcccagtgtgggcacggtgagcctctgaagaagggctcGGGGCAGAACAAATACCCACTTGGTCTCCGGGAGCTTGTGGGGAACATGAATCATGTGGTGTTATCAGGGCCCTTTCCTATTTAGGGTGGCATTCCCCTTCCCTGTAGCcccaaggggaaggaggggaagaaggaagatctctTCTTGTCTTGGGAGCCATCTCCGCAGGCATCTTTCTCTTcttctgcatggagcctaggccCCGGGCAGATGCAGCATTCGCTTCAAAAGCAACGAATGCTTCAAAGGGTGAGTGAGCAGACAGCAAGCCCTAAGAAGCCCTCCAGAAAGGGCCACAGTGCTCCAAAAAATGAGCCCGGCTCAAGAAACTGTTGTTAGCTTTTGGTTGTTGAAGCACTTCCAGTCATATCTGCATGCTGCACAAGGCACGCTGGGAGGTTGCTCAGGTCTCGGGCATCCCACAGCGCtcggctctcccccacctccgcagggcagtggggcaggacagggggaagactggggtgggcagcaaagcagggcgctccagggtgcctggcagttttgcagctggagagcaggaatAGCTACGTGCATCTCTGACTCAGGTCCCTGGCCCCCCAGGGTGGGGTGCTCAATAATCCCCACGGTTTTCTGACCTGACACTTCTGCTTCATCGCACTTGGAAGGCAGCTCCTAAGTTCGACTGCGTTCTGCGTTATTCCACTTGGGAAACGTGCATGTTGAAACACCCTTAAATGTTGGTTTTCCTGCTACCTGACATCGCCTTCTCGTTTGAAAATGCAATTTAGTTTCATTTTGAGTGGAAATGTAAGGCACAAATATTGAATAGTTTTTGCAAACCTTTGTTCGTGTCATTGTAAAATCAGTTGTGCTTTGCACTGACCATTCATTTTTCTTCGTTTGAAATTTCTAGCGGAGGGCATGGACCTCTTTCTCAGATCTCTTGAGCACATTTCAACATGGTCCACGGTAGAGCCCCGATAGCTCTCAGCCCCCAGctttgcccatggcaggggagggggctttggGAGTTTGGTGGCATGATGCTgttgccttgtagttgtgcaacaAGGTTCATTGTGTAATTTTAGGAATATGTTAGCTAAGGAGTTACATATAAGGGGTGCAGTACTGCCCACCGCAGCAGGtaaggggggaagaggaaggagaatgggggtgcagatcaaggcccccatgctGAGGGTGGGTGTGAAGCAGAGAAAGTGGTGGGCGCGGGGATGAATGGTGCCCCCGGGGCAGGTCGCGGGATGCTCAAAGCCCGAGAGGcttgcccaggggtgcagggggcacacacctcagcacagccccgggggggcacgtgcccccagatctgtgcacggggcagagacaggctgctgctgcgggctgtaCAGGacttcagttagatcagtcttgtCAGGCCTGATCTGTTAACACACATCACAAATAGGGTTAACTTTGTCTATAAATGGGCAACCTGATCCACcaaacttcctgaacttctgtaaagttcatacttagatccctagttaggtcaatcaaGTTGAAGGTACGCACCcgagtgaactaagttagattgggtggccattcttaacccaatttaacctccctgaacatctgtacctagcctgtgtgCCTGGgagagccccagctcctggttaaCACGTGGTAGCACCTATGCCCTGACTTCAGCAGCAATAtccacctcactgcccacacaaccccccaaaaGGCAGGACGCCCCAACCAAGCAGACACACGTTCCCCAAGCTACCAGGCTtcgccccctctctctctctgccgtGTTCAGGACAGAAGCCACAACAGCCAGAGGAACCAGGAACAGAATTTATTTACAGAAAtcgtgcgtgtgcacacacatgcacgtgtagCAGCTTGCTCTTAGTTTGTGCCGGGCCTCAGGCACCCAAAGCAAAACATAGAAAATATACGGGGCAGAGTACGCCCATGGTTTGTGTTTGGAGATTGTACCCTTCCCCAAGGGCTTTTCGAGATTGCCTCCTTGACCTGGGTGGCCGCGATTTGGACTGGTGGTGATGAGTCCTTTTCCAGAGAcctcagagctggaaggagagaggagacgtTCGTGAACAGACCACTCGTGCTAGCAGCGCCACAGGCGGGTCATCCCTGGGCATCGGGGCTCAGGAGTGatgtggggtgggcagtgcacaATGCATGCAGACGTGTGGTCTCTCGGGGTCCTGCAGCCTCTCGGCTCCTTCTGGGCTCCAGaaaggaagggcaggggctggatttctGACTTACAGCTCTGCAAGTGGGCGATGTTCAGCCACCTGGTAGTCCCTGGGCTGCTGTACTCCAGCATGATGCCTAAACACACAGCAGGGACAACCGATCAGCTTCCCCCGGTCGGGGTGCAAGGAGAACTCAGCCCCGAGGCAGGTCGCTGgttcccctgtgccgtgtttgCCATCGCAGGCATTTACGACCAACACACTCCCTGCACGCTGCGGCCCAGGacgcccctgccccatcccatttgCCTCCCCCATGAAGTGGTGCCGAGCAATCCTGAGCCGTGCCGGGTGACCACGTCCCAGACACGTCTCCATCACTCAGGATGACTGAACCATGGCCCAGGGCTTCTCTGccatcacccccagccctgctgtctggttcAGTCCCCCTTCACAGCAGCCGTGCAACACTGGGAGCATCTTGCTTTCCCAATGCTTTCTGGGGAGCCTGAGGCACAGGCTGATTCGCAGCTTGACCGTTCctcgtgggggtgggggaaatgcaCAGGGACCAGGCATCCTCTCTCACCAGTAAAATTTATTGCTGCTGCCCGGATCtctggccaggagctggtgtAGTACCTCCTGGTCCTGTAGCACAGACCCTCCAGGAGTGCTGGTTTttctttgacctggagggaccaaGGACACATGAGCGCCCGGTGGTGAGAAGACCTCCCGCACCACATGCTGATGCAGATCAGGAGGAAACAGGAGCACCAAGGAGCAATCTTGGCCTGTCCCGTGCCCTGTGGTCCTGGACCTGGACCTTGCAGGCATTGGCACTGCGCCCCGGTTCCCCCGCTCCATCCTACAAACAGTCCTGCCCTCCCTCACCTCTTGCCGCTCACAAACTCACTCACCAAGTGCCTGCAAAGGTCTCGCAGCAGGGCGTTGACCCGCACCTCTCCCGACCCCTGCACATAAAAGGCCAGGActccctgcaccctgctgagccCCAGGTAAGGGCAGCAGAGGCCCACAGCTCTTCTGCACTCCTGAAAAACACGGTCACACCAGGTCTGGactccctgctgactgctgagcAGAGCCCAAGGCTTGCCTCTTGTCCCATGACTGTGCCCAGGCCAGGAacaggaggggctggccaggaggagcctggcactAGGCACAGAGGAGAGGTGGTGGGCAAAGGGAGGACTTCTCCTGCCTTTcaggtgccagctgcagctgaCCCCCGTCTCCCGCTCAGCAAACCATGCGGGGAGACTTCCTGCCTGCACAGGGGGTCGGATGTGCAACCTGCCCTggacctgggaggcagccccaAGCTCAAGGAGGTGCCTGCATGGAGCCGCCCCAGTGGGAAGGGGATGGCCACCACAGGATGCAGGaatggcagagctgccctggggctggacaggggaGACCTGGGGGGGCTGAGGACACCAGTGTCACCGGTCCTTACCTTGGCCACCTCCTTGTTGGGgtcctgcaggtgcagcagcagcgctgcccagctctgcctcacCTGGGTTTTATACCAAGTGTGCCATCTTTTTCTTAGGCACCCTGCCAAGGTGGCGAACAGGGCAAATGAGGCTTTGCGCAGGGCACCATCCTTCTGTGGACAAGAAACCCCAGTGGGGTCACAAACAAACCTCTATCTCATGGGCTTGCTTTTCTTCCTGAGAACTCATATCTTCCACAACAGTTAAAATCTTCCAGTTTGGACTGgagcaaggggcagcaagtgcatCCCCTCCCCGACAGGGCTCACAACGAAGAGCAATCGAATGGGGATGGGGAGCAGTGCTCACTCACGTGGTCGAAAAAGGCCCTGACGTGCGTCCCCACAGCCAAAATGACGGGCCCTGTACTAGTCCCTAACTGGCTGAGGACCTTGGCCAGAGATATCATGCCCTCTGTCATTAGCTCATCTGAAGATGGCACGAAGGAGGCTTGGACCAGGGTGTCCAGTATGAGGGTCTGGTGGTGTTTCAGCTGGACAAACAGAAGACGTGACACATGGATCAGCGCCTACGCTCCTTACCTCTGGGGTCCCCGTTATTCCCAGAGCGTTCAGGACTTTATCTGTCCAAGCAAGCCCCCGCAGCTACATTCCCGTATGCCTGTGAGATGCACCCACTTCTGCACCAAAAGTACACTTGTCACCTCAACAGTCCCTAGAGACATCACAGGGGTGAGAGAGCAACACTGGAGATTTGTCAGGGGGTTGTGCACCCTTTCAGCCCTGCCTCATTGTCCGGTCTCTATGGTCAAGCTCCGGTCCAGAGAGGGCAGAGGGATTTCGACCTCACCTGCGCAGGGGCACCATGTGCCACGTTCCCCAAGGCCCTGGCTGCCATCTGCCGAACGGCGTAATTGCCGTCCTTGGCTCCTTCCGCCAGCagaagaagggctgggttcagcaGCTCCTCGTCCTGAATGGACGGGTCACTCGTAAGCTAAAAGAAACCAACGCATGCATTTGACCCAGCACAGTCATTGCcaagagcccagccctgcagcagaaaggTATCCCGTGCCAGAGCAGAGTCCCACAAAACACCACGAGGAAGAGC
Coding sequences:
- the LOC132251784 gene encoding ribonuclease pancreatic-like: MSPRGPRTAVLLMFLMLTPMSSWPTADGKESQYEKFQQQHIDEVPDQLLNDLYCNTRMKKQKMTTPKCKVFNTFIHSDLGTVKAVCTRTGTKKPNNRYYSNDSFYVTDCKLIRKDPRQGCVYGTTTLSRRICITCEQVHGAGLAPVHYGSYKECFPK
- the LOC132251785 gene encoding protein maestro-like; translated protein: MPTSNRRAPRAELTSDPSIQDEELLNPALLLLAEGAKDGNYAVRQMAARALGNVAHGAPAQLKHHQTLILDTLVQASFVPSSDELMTEGMISLAKVLSQLGTSTGPVILAVGTHVRAFFDHKDGALRKASFALFATLAGCLRKRWHTWYKTQVRQSWAALLLHLQDPNKEVAKECRRAVGLCCPYLGLSRVQGVLAFYVQGSGEVRVNALLRDLCRHLVSEFVSGKR